The Gemmatimonadota bacterium genome has a segment encoding these proteins:
- a CDS encoding thiolase family protein, with the protein MKHIYITGSKRTAIGGFMGGFAEVSAPELGSVVAAASIAQAGIIGDEVDEVIFGNVLSAGLGQNVARQVAIGAGLDTSVGATTVNKVCGSGLKSIMLAAQAIQCGDAELILAGGTENMSRAPYLLENARTGYRLGAGELVDSMIRDGLWDVYNDLHMGTCGDRCAERYDFSREDQDDFAISSYNRALRADSEGRFRSEIVPVEAPSGKIIASIDQDEEPLRFDEDKLRQLRPAFSKDGTVTPGNASSINDGAASVIVLSGEKAEDCGVTPEVEILGYATHAQEPEWFTLAPIGAISKLLSKLSLAVSDIDLFEINEAFSGVPMAATQDLGIPAEKLNVNGGAVALGHPIGASGTRILVTLIHALKHADKRIGIASLCIGGGEAVALAVENVKREK; encoded by the coding sequence ATGAAACACATTTATATCACCGGGAGCAAGCGCACGGCTATTGGTGGATTTATGGGCGGTTTTGCCGAGGTGTCTGCACCTGAATTGGGTAGTGTGGTCGCGGCAGCTTCGATAGCGCAGGCGGGCATCATTGGCGATGAAGTCGATGAAGTAATTTTTGGCAATGTGCTCAGCGCCGGACTGGGCCAAAATGTCGCGCGTCAAGTCGCCATTGGCGCGGGTCTCGATACGTCGGTGGGGGCGACAACGGTCAACAAAGTTTGCGGTTCGGGCCTCAAATCCATCATGCTCGCTGCGCAGGCCATCCAATGTGGCGATGCCGAATTGATTCTCGCAGGAGGCACGGAAAACATGAGCCGCGCGCCCTATCTTCTCGAAAACGCGCGGACGGGTTATAGACTGGGGGCAGGCGAACTCGTTGACTCAATGATCCGCGATGGCTTATGGGATGTGTACAATGATTTGCACATGGGGACCTGTGGTGACCGATGTGCTGAGCGCTACGATTTTTCGCGCGAAGACCAGGATGATTTTGCCATTAGTAGCTATAACAGAGCACTTCGCGCCGATAGCGAAGGTCGATTCCGCAGCGAGATTGTACCCGTAGAAGCACCCTCTGGCAAGATAATTGCGTCCATAGACCAGGATGAAGAACCCCTGAGATTTGACGAGGACAAACTCCGCCAACTGCGCCCTGCGTTTTCAAAAGACGGCACTGTGACGCCTGGAAATGCGTCGAGTATCAACGATGGCGCAGCGTCTGTTATCGTCCTTTCAGGCGAAAAAGCAGAAGATTGCGGTGTTACACCCGAAGTTGAGATTTTGGGTTATGCTACACACGCACAGGAGCCTGAGTGGTTCACACTTGCGCCTATCGGTGCCATCTCCAAACTTTTGTCCAAACTCTCCCTTGCGGTCTCGGATATCGATCTGTTTGAAATTAACGAAGCCTTTTCCGGCGTTCCAATGGCAGCGACTCAGGATCTGGGCATTCCGGCGGAAAAACTCAATGTCAATGGCGGGGCTGTCGCGCTGGGGCATCCCATTGGGGCGAGCGGTACGCGCATTCTCGTAACGCTTATTCACGCCCTGAAACACGCCGACAAGCGCATTGGCATTGCCTCACTCTGCATTGGTGGAGGCGAGGCCGTCGCGCTGGCTGTTGAGAATGTGAAACGCGAGAAGTAA
- a CDS encoding cytochrome c, translating to MKHLIAIALCSILCALILMMACSTPPDGKTVFIESGCTRCHEINGSGGSQGPRLEGLQSKWTPESLEEFLIDPPAYAKDNARLLAYQKKYPTPMPRLEIAPAQRKILVQYLLKRYP from the coding sequence GTGAAACATCTAATCGCCATTGCCCTGTGTAGTATTTTATGTGCATTAATCCTCATGATGGCCTGTTCTACACCCCCCGATGGCAAAACCGTATTTATCGAATCGGGCTGTACAAGATGCCATGAAATCAACGGCTCTGGCGGTTCGCAAGGACCGCGGTTAGAGGGCTTGCAAAGCAAATGGACACCCGAATCACTGGAAGAATTTTTGATTGATCCCCCTGCGTACGCAAAAGACAATGCCCGATTGCTGGCGTATCAAAAAAAATACCCAACGCCAATGCCCAGACTTGAAATCGCGCCTGCACAGCGAAAAATACTCGTCCAATATCTACTTAAAAGGTATCCATGA
- a CDS encoding MGMT family protein: MKNQIDKKYERIYREVAKIPEGTVATYGQIADRVGCGPREVGRALSELPPHTSCPWHRVINARGMVSIRSGNHMAHHDQEARLEREGIVFVNGRVDLEIYRWEADF, translated from the coding sequence ATGAAAAATCAGATCGACAAAAAATACGAGCGGATATACAGAGAGGTCGCCAAAATTCCCGAAGGTACTGTGGCAACTTATGGGCAGATTGCCGATCGGGTTGGATGTGGACCGCGCGAAGTGGGCAGAGCACTATCGGAATTGCCGCCGCATACATCCTGTCCCTGGCACCGGGTCATCAATGCGCGGGGAATGGTGTCCATTCGCAGTGGGAATCACATGGCACATCACGACCAGGAAGCCCGCCTCGAACGAGAAGGCATTGTATTTGTCAATGGCCGCGTCGATCTCGAAATTTACAGGTGGGAAGCAGATTTTTAA
- a CDS encoding integration host factor subunit beta — translation MTKADIVNQIAEATGLTKTDTSIVVEGFLTSLIAAMEQGEHIEIRGFGTFKVVHRAPRTGRNPKTGEVVKIPSRAMPVFKPSRELRNSIAEVSVLPSS, via the coding sequence GTGACCAAAGCTGATATTGTCAATCAGATTGCCGAAGCCACGGGGTTGACCAAAACAGATACCTCTATTGTAGTAGAGGGTTTTCTCACCTCGCTCATTGCGGCAATGGAACAAGGTGAACACATTGAGATTCGCGGTTTTGGCACGTTTAAGGTTGTTCATCGCGCACCGCGCACAGGTCGCAATCCCAAAACGGGCGAGGTTGTCAAAATCCCCTCGCGCGCAATGCCCGTGTTCAAACCCTCACGCGAACTGCGTAATTCTATTGCTGAAGTTTCTGTTCTTCCATCCAGCTAA
- the obgE gene encoding GTPase ObgE — MQSPQHSLSSLNFPMFVDLTRIYARSGNGGNGCKSFRREKHVPRGGPDGGDGGKGGDVAFIADPRLSTLLDYRYRQHLSAGHGEHGSGQKRAGRRGEDAEIPVPIGTLIKDTETGEILADLTEPGQRVVLVEGGRGGRGNARFATPTNRAPEYVQPGESGRERHLELELKLIADVGLVGHPNAGKSTLLSRVSAAQPKIADYPFTTLQPNLGIVKCGDYDSFVMADIPGLIEGAHFGKGLGFQFLRHIERTRVLLFMVDITSPNPEYDLTVLREELDRFSPKLREKPAMLIATKLDLLPPENRRGPFFQGQTDMGISSVTGQGLDALIQKLWGLIRQIDA, encoded by the coding sequence ATGCAGAGTCCGCAACATAGCCTCAGTTCACTCAATTTTCCCATGTTTGTCGATTTAACCAGAATTTATGCCCGTTCGGGCAACGGCGGCAATGGATGCAAAAGTTTTCGCCGAGAAAAGCATGTACCGCGAGGGGGCCCAGATGGTGGCGATGGCGGCAAGGGGGGAGATGTCGCTTTTATAGCGGACCCGCGCCTTTCCACACTGCTCGATTATCGGTATCGACAACACCTGAGCGCAGGGCATGGAGAACATGGGTCGGGACAAAAGAGAGCAGGGCGACGGGGCGAAGATGCAGAAATTCCCGTGCCGATTGGCACGCTTATCAAGGATACAGAAACGGGCGAAATTCTCGCGGATTTGACCGAGCCTGGTCAGCGCGTTGTTTTGGTCGAGGGCGGGCGCGGTGGTCGTGGCAATGCGCGTTTTGCCACGCCGACAAATAGAGCGCCAGAGTATGTTCAGCCCGGAGAATCGGGGCGAGAACGCCATCTGGAACTCGAGCTCAAACTCATCGCCGATGTCGGTCTGGTCGGTCATCCAAATGCGGGAAAATCGACCCTTCTATCCAGAGTGTCTGCGGCGCAACCCAAAATCGCCGATTATCCCTTTACGACTCTGCAACCCAATCTGGGCATTGTCAAATGCGGCGATTACGATAGCTTTGTTATGGCAGATATTCCCGGCCTGATTGAAGGGGCGCATTTCGGCAAAGGGCTTGGGTTTCAATTTTTGCGCCATATTGAACGCACACGCGTTCTCCTTTTTATGGTCGATATCACCAGCCCCAATCCCGAGTACGATCTAACAGTTTTGAGAGAAGAACTCGATCGTTTCAGTCCCAAATTGCGCGAGAAACCCGCGATGCTCATTGCCACCAAGCTGGACTTGTTGCCACCCGAAAATCGCAGGGGCCCATTTTTTCAGGGACAAACAGATATGGGAATTTCCTCTGTCACAGGTCAGGGTCTGGATGCGCTTATTCAGAAGTTGTGGGGGCTGATAAGACAGATAGATGCATAG
- a CDS encoding NYN domain-containing protein gives MADFKDQIVQIQEAIARIEQKLDQINIAQASIRDLREIKNRVYKEAISGARERREIFATLDAIQKNIAALQANARARLDRRTDIPPTELRVGIFVDVQNIFYAAKPFNARLDFEKLLELSVGKRRLIRAIAYVVQSPDVDQSNFISMLQQKSYEVKRKDLRQRSDGSAKGDWDMGMAIDIMRFVDKLDVVVLVSGDGDFVPLVDLVKTLGPRVEVISFTYNTARDLINSADEHIPIEEALLLRHNAHAESAT, from the coding sequence ATGGCAGACTTTAAAGATCAGATTGTGCAAATACAAGAGGCAATAGCGCGTATTGAGCAAAAATTAGATCAGATTAACATAGCACAGGCTTCAATTCGAGACCTTCGAGAGATTAAGAACAGAGTCTATAAAGAAGCGATTAGCGGTGCTCGAGAACGCCGGGAAATTTTTGCTACTCTCGACGCTATTCAAAAAAATATCGCTGCTCTACAGGCCAATGCCCGCGCCCGGTTAGACCGGCGCACAGATATTCCCCCGACTGAATTGCGGGTTGGGATATTTGTCGATGTACAGAATATCTTTTATGCCGCAAAACCGTTTAATGCGCGTCTCGATTTTGAAAAACTGCTGGAACTCAGTGTGGGCAAACGCCGCTTGATCCGCGCGATTGCTTATGTCGTGCAATCGCCAGATGTTGACCAGAGTAACTTTATCTCGATGCTCCAACAAAAGAGCTATGAAGTAAAAAGAAAAGATTTGCGGCAGCGCAGCGATGGTTCGGCCAAAGGCGATTGGGACATGGGCATGGCCATTGATATCATGAGATTTGTCGATAAGCTCGATGTCGTGGTTCTCGTGAGTGGTGACGGTGATTTCGTGCCTCTGGTCGATCTCGTCAAGACTCTGGGACCGCGCGTTGAGGTCATTTCCTTTACCTACAATACGGCGAGGGACCTCATCAACAGCGCAGATGAGCACATCCCCATTGAAGAGGCTCTGCTTTTGAGACATAACGCACATGCAGAGTCCGCAACATAG
- a CDS encoding helix-hairpin-helix domain-containing protein, translated as MFTFNRNEQIILLMLCGVLIVGIVIRYLDSRDPDRIPDFEVRKNAVEVPPREEAKVHQSLSPVEADGKEKVEVAPAGELIDINSATAKEFERLPRIGPQIAGRIVAYREKNGAFKRIDDITKVKGIGPKTLERLRPHLTMSTP; from the coding sequence ATGTTTACCTTTAACCGCAACGAACAAATTATTCTGTTGATGCTTTGCGGCGTTCTGATTGTGGGCATTGTTATCCGTTATCTCGACAGTAGAGATCCGGATCGCATTCCCGATTTTGAGGTGCGTAAAAACGCCGTGGAAGTTCCACCTCGAGAAGAGGCAAAAGTTCACCAATCCCTGTCGCCAGTTGAGGCGGACGGAAAAGAAAAAGTAGAAGTTGCCCCAGCGGGGGAATTGATCGATATCAACTCGGCAACGGCAAAAGAGTTCGAGCGGCTGCCCCGTATTGGGCCTCAAATTGCGGGACGCATTGTGGCCTATCGCGAAAAGAATGGGGCATTTAAACGCATTGACGATATTACAAAGGTCAAGGGTATTGGTCCCAAAACCCTCGAGCGCTTGCGACCACACCTTACGATGAGCACGCCATGA
- the sprA gene encoding cell surface protein SprA, with amino-acid sequence IDDFEGALNSTAFAIGKIGWNRASIPIRNSRMLTLPQGRLTWYNPIDRDRASLSRIQPTRDDISAEQDIVDVLKLRFDPARSNGFPIRSQNNENGIPQQSWAGIMRYVNGLDLSRSKFLELWIRGDDGHLHIDLGDVSERVLLPLDHPMYNDPGDRERFPSGFRTEDKPIGGLPTGDDIVIDEEDIGLDGLTDAEEAEVFRKIFPGITVPSDPSGDNFEDVDQNTTDILRRYPSGLNGTEGNRAERQSRPDTEDLNGNGFLDERDSFIRYSVDLSSNRGLSPASGTFTGPSTLVPGTESDLFPELGGIADPPWRLLRIPLKGQDAPRTFEGNPDTTFASTIDFVRVWFEHNDTTSVEIYTFSATGSEWQEDPVAFGQLSGDFQVSTIGTNNSFYESPPGLEREIDPTTGIRLSENSLVLEFVDLYPGESISASRSFANGEDYTEYGVMTLFLHGGNPADPTYSTNFSDAADSVSTGPSPIEFFMRFAPINEDSLNFYEYRSRVYRGWAEETNTVRLDLEIMSQLKGQLLDLQSIEQVSDTVSVSLLRGDFLARYDREGTRIEIDVDGRTYIVRGNPALSSIRAFTVGIRNRGDDILIGENEVWMDELRVDDIRKKPALSALADTRITLADLGNLTVNLERRSGDFQDLQGRASGNTTTRFNFDSQLNIDKFFPKEWNTSIPVRFSYNRYTSSPRIRPGSDIVLTPEQKINESDVRSQTRFTISLRKRPAREDPSLISRILFDKASTSLNYSSDASTTGAITQRRRSLNQNLNGNMTYNQVWSQREALAIFKWVPFFKTLKDAQFFYLPSSINYNLRFNRGVSDQTSFRAIAGDTSNVIDTVRETFNLTESYAIKLSPFRSLNADYSLTINRDLRNGYALTQLQFGREISRNQSLNFRYTPRISNWITVNPSYSATYTDRFEIGGERVQYGSIRRGLTINSQQTANARINLNLPSLFQRWTRRSGKDGGFSILQWIGKVGGRLQNVTSSVSQNKSNNLFGLTVRPSLAYQFGFQDTIQIPIVVATTGTRTNATNVRRQAQVSSGIRLPLGLNFNTSANYSENERTGNTLGKDDQVIFPKFDASWRGLERVPLIGWFWVSSNASFGYQESRTRRGDGSLSLSSRYLTSDAREISYNPLFQWSANWKGDVKTTFSRRQSNNDEIRYQRNVTADTASVQPTLADRLIGTTLTENGTLQADVRYSLRGRFQRTLDLSLSFSRNLNTQTEMPRSAEPDVPAEPIIRQNSTSWSVSLGTQYAFSSRFTGGTSFRHERRKDELRDLTNVTWDFRFWGEISFQ; translated from the coding sequence GACCGCGACAGGGCATCTCTTTCCCGAATTCAGCCCACCCGCGATGACATAAGCGCGGAACAAGACATTGTAGATGTTCTTAAACTGCGATTTGATCCCGCGCGCAGTAATGGATTTCCCATCCGCTCGCAGAACAATGAAAATGGCATTCCCCAACAATCATGGGCGGGGATTATGCGCTATGTCAATGGTCTCGATTTGTCGCGGTCCAAATTTCTCGAACTCTGGATTCGAGGAGATGATGGGCATCTGCACATCGATTTGGGCGATGTTTCTGAGCGCGTCCTCCTGCCCCTCGATCACCCCATGTACAACGATCCCGGCGACCGAGAGCGATTTCCAAGCGGCTTTCGCACAGAAGACAAACCCATCGGTGGCTTGCCCACAGGAGACGATATCGTCATTGACGAAGAAGACATTGGCCTGGATGGATTGACCGATGCCGAAGAGGCTGAGGTCTTTCGAAAAATATTTCCAGGTATCACTGTGCCCAGCGACCCTTCGGGCGATAATTTTGAAGACGTGGATCAAAACACGACGGATATCCTGCGTCGCTATCCCTCTGGTCTCAATGGAACAGAGGGCAACAGGGCAGAGCGCCAATCTCGACCCGATACCGAAGATCTCAACGGCAATGGTTTTCTCGACGAGCGCGATAGTTTTATCCGATACAGCGTCGATTTGTCCAGCAATAGGGGGCTGTCTCCCGCATCGGGCACCTTTACCGGCCCATCTACGCTTGTGCCCGGCACGGAATCCGATCTCTTTCCGGAATTGGGGGGCATTGCGGATCCTCCGTGGCGTTTATTGCGCATTCCCCTCAAGGGGCAAGACGCGCCGCGCACCTTTGAGGGGAATCCCGACACCACATTTGCCAGCACGATTGACTTTGTGCGCGTCTGGTTCGAACACAACGACACCACCTCTGTCGAAATCTATACATTTAGTGCGACCGGCAGTGAATGGCAGGAAGACCCGGTCGCTTTCGGGCAGTTATCGGGCGATTTTCAGGTTTCGACTATCGGCACGAACAACTCCTTTTACGAATCTCCTCCGGGTCTCGAGCGAGAAATTGACCCCACCACGGGTATTCGTTTGTCTGAAAATTCTCTGGTGCTCGAATTTGTCGATCTCTACCCGGGCGAATCCATCTCGGCATCCCGCAGCTTCGCCAATGGCGAGGACTATACCGAATACGGTGTTATGACGCTGTTTTTGCACGGCGGAAATCCGGCCGATCCCACGTATAGCACCAATTTTTCAGACGCCGCAGATTCCGTGAGCACGGGCCCCAGCCCTATCGAATTTTTTATGCGCTTTGCCCCTATCAATGAAGATTCTCTCAACTTTTACGAATACCGCTCGCGGGTTTATCGCGGTTGGGCAGAAGAAACCAATACCGTCCGTTTAGACCTCGAGATAATGTCGCAACTCAAAGGCCAATTGCTGGATCTTCAATCCATCGAGCAAGTATCTGACACCGTTAGTGTGTCGCTTCTCCGTGGCGATTTTCTCGCTCGCTACGACAGAGAGGGCACTCGCATAGAGATCGACGTGGATGGTCGCACCTATATCGTGCGCGGTAATCCCGCGCTGTCTTCGATCAGAGCCTTTACCGTGGGGATTCGCAACCGCGGCGATGATATTCTCATTGGAGAAAACGAAGTTTGGATGGATGAATTGCGCGTTGATGATATCCGCAAAAAGCCCGCCTTATCTGCCCTGGCTGACACGCGCATAACCCTCGCCGATCTGGGCAATCTGACGGTCAATCTGGAACGTCGAAGCGGTGATTTTCAAGATCTGCAGGGCAGGGCTTCGGGCAATACCACCACGCGCTTCAACTTTGACAGCCAGCTCAATATCGACAAATTTTTTCCCAAAGAGTGGAACACCTCCATACCCGTCCGATTCAGCTATAATCGCTATACATCAAGCCCTCGCATACGCCCGGGATCGGATATTGTGCTCACTCCCGAACAAAAAATCAACGAAAGCGATGTGCGGTCTCAGACGCGCTTTACTATTTCGCTGAGAAAGCGGCCAGCACGCGAAGACCCGAGCCTGATATCTCGCATTTTGTTTGACAAAGCTTCCACGTCACTCAACTACAGTTCTGACGCATCGACAACGGGTGCGATTACACAGCGGAGGCGGAGCCTGAACCAGAACTTAAACGGCAATATGACCTATAATCAGGTGTGGTCTCAGCGCGAAGCGCTCGCCATTTTCAAGTGGGTGCCCTTTTTCAAAACGCTCAAAGATGCACAATTTTTTTACCTGCCCTCCAGCATCAATTACAACCTGCGTTTTAATCGCGGGGTGTCGGATCAAACCTCATTTCGCGCCATCGCAGGCGACACGTCAAATGTGATTGATACAGTGCGAGAGACTTTCAATCTGACCGAGAGTTATGCCATTAAACTATCGCCATTTCGCAGCCTGAATGCCGATTATTCGCTCACTATCAACCGCGATTTGCGAAATGGATATGCCCTGACCCAACTCCAATTTGGACGCGAAATATCGCGCAACCAGTCGCTCAACTTCAGATATACGCCGCGCATCTCAAACTGGATTACGGTGAATCCGTCGTATTCGGCTACGTACACGGATCGCTTTGAAATCGGTGGGGAGCGCGTGCAGTACGGCAGCATTCGGCGCGGACTCACGATCAATAGCCAGCAAACGGCGAATGCGCGCATCAATCTCAACCTGCCCAGCTTATTTCAACGCTGGACGCGCAGATCCGGTAAAGACGGTGGTTTTTCCATTTTGCAATGGATTGGAAAGGTGGGGGGGCGCCTTCAGAATGTGACGAGCAGTGTTTCTCAGAACAAATCAAATAATTTGTTTGGTCTCACGGTCCGTCCCTCATTGGCCTATCAATTTGGCTTTCAAGATACGATTCAGATCCCCATTGTGGTCGCGACTACGGGAACGAGAACCAACGCCACCAATGTGCGAAGACAGGCGCAAGTATCCAGTGGTATTCGGTTGCCTCTGGGCCTGAATTTCAATACCTCTGCCAATTATTCCGAAAACGAACGCACGGGCAATACACTCGGCAAAGACGATCAGGTCATCTTTCCCAAATTTGACGCGAGTTGGCGCGGCCTTGAGCGCGTGCCTTTGATCGGCTGGTTCTGGGTCAGTTCCAATGCCAGTTTCGGGTATCAGGAATCGCGCACCCGACGGGGGGATGGCAGTCTCAGTCTCTCGTCGCGTTATCTGACAAGTGATGCGAGAGAAATATCATACAATCCGCTTTTTCAGTGGAGCGCGAACTGGAAAGGCGATGTGAAGACGACATTTAGCCGCCGCCAGAGCAACAATGACGAAATCCGCTATCAGCGCAATGTGACTGCCGATACAGCTTCTGTTCAACCGACCCTTGCCGACCGCCTGATCGGGACCACTTTGACGGAAAACGGTACATTGCAAGCAGATGTGCGCTATTCGCTGCGCGGAAGATTTCAGCGCACTCTCGACCTCTCGCTTTCCTTTTCGCGCAATTTGAATACACAAACCGAAATGCCCCGAAGTGCCGAACCCGATGTGCCAGCCGAGCCCATTATCCGCCAAAACTCGACATCCTGGTCCGTTAGCCTGGGTACGCAATATGCCTTTAGCTCGCGATTTACAGGCGGTACCTCGTTTCGCCATGAACGGCGCAAAGACGAACTGCGCGACCTCACCAATGTGACCTGGGATTTTCGATTCTGGGGTGAAATCAGTTTTCAATAA